The Naumovozyma dairenensis CBS 421 chromosome 1, complete genome genome includes a region encoding these proteins:
- the ERP3 gene encoding Erp3p (similar to Saccharomyces cerevisiae ERP3 (YDL018C); ancestral locus Anc_3.182), which translates to MLLQLRIFLVFFYILEPILCSPLTIELSNDIKETPQCYYILTPDIECTISYYFSVQSGEDGNYNIDYKIYAPDDKYRPIIERYNERQGEWSFVGEHKGEYKICFEASIPLKKRIIDFDFNYDIAAEKNKGKNVDVRYERRLERKNQKKLRDVKNGKDRLQSSIEDSIDNVERQLYMLERDLQYYKNRNTRNHYTVKSTGNRITIFSMYGILLIIAMCGIQLFVLEWVFKKSRKHAV; encoded by the coding sequence ATGTTATTGCAGTTACGTATATTTCTCGTGttcttttatattttgGAGCCGATATTATGTTCACCATTAACCATTGAATTATCCAATGATATCAAAGAGACACCACAATGTTATTACATTTTGACACCAGATATTGAATGTACGATATCATATTATTTCAGTGTACAATCAGGAGAAGATGGTAATTATAACATTGATTATAAGATATATGCACCAGATGATAAATATAGACCAATTATTGAACGATATAATGAACGTCAAGGAGAATGGTCCTTTGTAGGGGAACATAAGGGtgaatataaaatttgCTTCGAAGCTAGTATCCCcttgaagaagagaattattgattttgatttcaattatGATATTGCTGCTGAGAAGAATAAGGGCAAGAACGTTGATGTGAGATATGAAAGAAGGCttgaaaggaaaaatcaaaagaagTTAAGAGATGTTAAGAATGGCAAGGATAGATTACAAAGCTCCATTGAAGATTCTATAGATAATGTGGAAAGACAGTTGTACATGTTAGAAAGGGACTTGCAATATTATAAGAATAGGAATACAAGAAATCACTATACCGTGAAGTCTACCGGGAACAGAATAACCATTTTTTCCATGTatggtatattattaattattgcCATGTGTGGTATTCAATTATTTGTGTTAGAATGGGTCTTCAAGAAATCTCGTAAGCATGCTGTATGA
- the CDC7 gene encoding serine/threonine protein kinase CDC7 (similar to Saccharomyces cerevisiae CDC7 (YDL017W); ancestral locus Anc_3.183), translating into MLSASNSPILDPSNRINSNTYTNGNGNGTAAVAAADDRDQDQDHLSTLPEDLPNNIKEEIIALYNDIPALQNSYDIIDKIGEGTFSSVYKAKDIKGNITSRFWPHFWNKSSKFVAIKKIYVTSSPQRIYNELNLLYILTGSNKVAPLCDAMRMKDQVIAILPYYPHEEFRTFYRDLPIKGIKMYIWELLQALKFVHSKGIIHRDVKPTNFLFNPELGRGVLVDFGLAEQEIDYYSDPNLLKNMLSGKSTSFSSSSSLENDEKATNYLELMKELRNNEQFCPCIARYDRNFPSKHKDNNDLHSHSNSVSTAITTNGNTIQHHTLAPTPMVTIQNGKVVNLNNVNGMDLTKGYPKNETRRMKRANRAGTRGFRAPEVLMKCGAQSTKIDIWSVGVILLSLLARRFPMFQSLDDTDSLLELCSIFGWKAIKNCAAIHGLGFEINGLHLIKENGFENGLKEFVYELLNKECVAGTFPEYSVAFETYGYLSQDLFDKNSIEPKLPKSNEDLSKQDDYELKKYQQEVWSDHYWCFQLLELCFEMDPMKRSSADELLHNTFFDELREDGTTDDESNDSLSTTDDDDDDHHHNSIISNSEDGMMADDDVLLISE; encoded by the coding sequence ATGCTGTCAGCATCAAATTCACCTATTTTGGACCCATCTAACCGTATAAATAGCAACACATATACTAATGGTAATGGTAATGGTACTGCTGCTGTAGCTGCTGCTGACGACCGAGATCAAGATCAAGATCACCTTTCAACATTACCAGAAGATTTACCAAATAacattaaagaagaaataatagCGTTGTATAATGATATACCCGCTTTACAAAATTCATATgatataattgataaaattggTGAGGGAACATTTTCATCAGTTTACAAGGCAAAAGATATAAAGGGAAATATAACGTCACGATTCTGGCCTcatttttggaataaatCATCTAAATTCGTAGCAATCAAGAAAATCTACGTCACTTCATCTCCACAAAGAAtttataatgaattgaacCTACTATATATCTTAACTGGTTCAAATAAAGTAGCTCCCTTGTGTGATGCTATGAGAATGAAAGATCAGGTAATAGCTATCTTACCATATTATCCTCATGAAGAATTTAGAACCTTTTATAGAGATTTACCCATTAAGGGAATCAAAATGTACATTTGGGAATTGTTACAAGCTTTAAAATTCGTTCACTCTAAAGGAATTATTCATAGAGATGTGAAACCGAcaaatttccttttcaatcCAGAATTAGGTAGGGGAGTATTGGTAGATTTTGGGTTAGctgaacaagaaattgattattattcagATCCTAACCTCCTAAAGAATATGTTATCAGGGAAATCTACCTCTTTCTCGTCATCATCCTCTTTAGAGAATGACGAAAAAGCTACAAATTATTTAgaattaatgaaagaattaagaaataatgaaCAATTCTGTCCATGCATAGCAAGATATGATCGTAATTTCCCATCTAAACACaaggataataatgatttacaTTCACATTCCAATTCTGTTTCGACAGCAATAACAACTAATGGCAACACTATACAGCATCATACACTTGCACCAACGCCTATGGTTACCATTCAAAATGGGAAAGTTGTTAATTTAAATAACGTTAACGGTATGGATCTAACAAAGGGTTACCCCAAGAATGAAACACGTAGAATGAAACGTGCTAATCGTGCAGGTACAAGAGGGTTTAGAGCTCCTGAAgtattaatgaaatgtGGAGCACAATCGACAAAGATTGACATATGGTCTGTCGGTGTCATTCTTTTAAGTTTATTAGCTAGAAGATTTCCCATGTTTCAGAGTTTAGATGATActgattcattattagaattatgCTCAATTTTTGGATGGAAAGCTATTAAAAATTGTGCTGCAATTCATGGATTAGGTTTCGAAATTAATGGATTACACctaattaaagaaaatgggTTTGAGAATGGACTAAAAGAGTTTGtatatgaattattaaataaagaatgtGTGGCAGGAACTTTCCCAGAATATAGTGTAGCTTTTGAAACTTATGGATATCTAAGTcaagatttatttgataaaaattcCATCGAACCAAAATTACCTAAATCCAACGAAGATTTAAGTAAGCAAGATGATTATGagttaaaaaaatatcaacaaGAGGTTTGGTCTGATCATTATTGGTGTTTCCAATTGTTAGAGTTATGTTTTGAAATGGATCCAATGAAAAGATCTTCGGCAGATGAGTTACTACATAATACTTTCTTTGATGAATTACGTGAAGATGGAACCACGGATGACGAGTCAAATGATTCTCTAAGTACAACggacgatgatgatgatgatcatcatcataatagCATAATAAGTAATAGTGAAGACGGTATGATGGCAGATGATGATGTGTTACTGATATCCGAATAA
- the TSC13 gene encoding trans-2-enoyl-CoA reductase (NADPH) TSC13 (similar to Saccharomyces cerevisiae TSC13 (YDL015C); ancestral locus Anc_3.184), with protein MARCITIKSRSKNLRDTKIELDFDASPNTLEAILQKISEQNKGISKNRLRLTYLKESKQVPITNDKFFQGNEETVGEKEELYIKDLGPQISYRLVFILEYLGPILVHTLAYFLSKQPYFVEHFHSSNVPYNPFLNKIVYTMILAHYIKREFESAFIHKFNLSTMPLFNLFKNSFHYWVLNGLIALSYFGYGFVCQDSKILSLYEKAHLQNLSTLIALFALSESWNFYVHLKLRRWGDYQLKKGTADQRLPLNEGIFTVFVAPNYTFEVWSWFWFTVVLKFNLFAMLFLTVSTAQMYLWAQKKNRKYKTKRAFLIPYIF; from the coding sequence ATGGCTAGGTGTATTACTATCAAGTCTCGTTCAAAGAATCTGAGAGATAccaaaattgaattggatTTCGATGCCTCTCCAAACACTTTAGAGGCAATTCTACAAAAAATATCCGAACAAAATAAGGGCATCTCTAAGAATAGATTAAGACTGACTTATTTGAAAGAGTCCAAACAAGTCCCAATTacaaatgataaattctttCAGGGAAATGAAGAGACAGTTGGAGAAAAGGAGGAGTTATATATCAAAGATCTAGGTCCCCAAATCTCTTACAGActtgttttcattttggaaTATCTTGGTCCAATTTTGGTTCATACGTTAGCATATTTTTTATCCAAGCAACCATATTTCGTTGAACATTTTCACAGCTCCAATGTTCCATACAATccatttttgaataaaattgtGTACACCATGATTTTGGCACATTATATAAAGCGAGAATTCGAAAGTGCCTTTATTCATAAGTTCAATTTATCCACCATGCCATTATTCAATCTATTCAAGAACTCTTTCCATTATTGGGTCCTTAATGGGTTAATCGCTTTAAGTTATTTCGGTTATGGATTTGTTTGCCAAGATTCTAAAATTTTATCGTTATATGAAAAGGCtcatttacaaaatttaagTACTTTAATTGCCCTTTTCGCTCTATCAGAGTCATGGAATTTCTACGTTCATCTGAAATTACGTAGATGGGGTGATTATCAACTTAAAAAGGGCACTGCTGATCAACGTTTACCACTTAATGAAGGTATTTTTACTGTGTTCGTTGCACCAAACTATACATTTGAAGTATGGTCATGGTTCTGGTTTACTGTCGTTTTGAAGtttaatttatttgctATGTTATTCTTGACTGTTTCTACCGCTCAAATGTACTTGTGGgctcaaaagaaaaacagaAAGTACAAAACAAAGAGAGCTTTCTTAATCCcatatatcttttaa